A DNA window from Bacillota bacterium contains the following coding sequences:
- the argJ gene encoding bifunctional glutamate N-acetyltransferase/amino-acid acetyltransferase ArgJ: protein MSQNGVTAPRGYMAAGVHCGVKKQGGKDLALICSEVEASAAGLFTTNKVKAAPVLLTLRNIAAGRAQAIVANSGNANACTGEAGMRDASRMAEVAASELRIAPDRVVVASTGVIGVKLPINEIEAGIREAAGRLSREGSQEAAEAILTTDTRTKEVAVDFTLGPSRVWIGGMAKGSGMIHPNMATMLAFLTTDAAIDPGLLKTALRESVEKSFNMVTVDGDTSTNDMVAILANGLADNPKVTVPGRDFMEFKAALDGATMQLARMIAGDGEGATKFVEVRVLGAPTVTDARLAARAVASSNLVKAAIFGEDPNWGRIIAAVGYSGTEFDPGKVDIFIGNVKTAGGGAAVPFNEEEARNELRKRDVVLTIDLRSGDQTATAWTCDLTYDYVKINASYRS, encoded by the coding sequence ATGAGCCAGAACGGTGTCACGGCTCCCAGGGGATATATGGCCGCAGGTGTGCACTGCGGCGTGAAAAAGCAGGGCGGGAAGGATCTTGCCCTCATATGCTCGGAGGTTGAGGCCAGCGCCGCGGGCCTCTTCACGACTAATAAGGTAAAGGCGGCGCCGGTTCTCCTGACGCTCAGGAATATCGCTGCGGGCAGGGCCCAGGCTATCGTGGCGAATAGCGGCAACGCCAACGCCTGTACGGGCGAGGCCGGCATGAGAGACGCCTCGCGCATGGCGGAGGTCGCCGCCAGCGAACTGAGGATCGCTCCCGACAGGGTGGTGGTTGCGTCCACGGGCGTCATAGGGGTCAAGCTCCCGATCAATGAGATCGAGGCTGGGATCCGCGAGGCTGCAGGCCGGCTCAGCCGCGAAGGCTCACAGGAGGCTGCAGAGGCGATACTGACCACCGACACCCGGACCAAGGAGGTCGCCGTCGACTTCACGCTCGGCCCATCAAGGGTGTGGATCGGAGGCATGGCCAAGGGGTCGGGAATGATTCACCCCAATATGGCGACCATGCTGGCGTTCCTCACCACGGACGCCGCCATCGACCCGGGCCTCTTAAAAACGGCCCTCCGGGAATCTGTTGAAAAGTCGTTCAATATGGTAACTGTAGATGGCGACACCAGCACCAACGATATGGTGGCCATCCTCGCCAACGGCCTGGCGGACAATCCCAAGGTGACGGTCCCGGGGCGGGATTTCATGGAATTCAAGGCTGCGCTCGATGGTGCCACTATGCAGCTTGCGAGGATGATCGCCGGCGACGGGGAGGGCGCCACCAAGTTTGTCGAGGTCAGAGTCCTGGGCGCGCCCACGGTCACAGATGCGAGGCTGGCGGCCAGGGCTGTCGCGTCCTCGAACCTCGTCAAGGCGGCCATATTCGGCGAGGACCCAAACTGGGGGAGGATTATCGCGGCAGTTGGTTATTCGGGTACAGAATTCGACCCGGGGAAGGTTGACATCTTCATAGGCAATGTCAAGACAGCCGGGGGCGGGGCGGCCGTTCCCTTCAATGAAGAGGAGGCCAGGAACGAGCTGCGCAAGCGCGATGTTGTTTTGACAATCGATCTCAGGAGCGGCGATCAGACAGCCACGGCCTGGACGTGCGATCTGACATACGATTACGTGAAGATCAATGCAAGTTACAGGAGTTAG
- a CDS encoding N-acetyl-gamma-glutamyl-phosphate reductase translates to MIRVGIIGASGYTGGELARILLGHPGVEITCVSSRTYAGQPLGHIFPNLLGLAGPRGTELVCEGLAPVEVAERSDVIFTAAPHGVAMEIARSVMGKSAGVGAGGAGVKLIDLGADFRFRDAGVYEAWYKRKHDAPALLVEAVYGLPELHRESIRGARIVGNPGCYPTSAILALAPLMRTGFVDPSSIIIDSMSGVSGAGRSPSQSYHFPECNENARPYGIPGHRHTPEIEQELSLLRGGDIRVSFSPHLVPITRGILTTVYANLAPVQAAGGGISIDSLIQLYRDFYRGERFVRILDGGRLPQTKAVWGSNFCDIGLRLDERVGRVVIMAAIDNLVKGAAGQAVQNMNIMFGIDEGCGLDRPPLFP, encoded by the coding sequence ATGATAAGGGTTGGCATAATAGGCGCCTCTGGGTACACAGGCGGGGAGCTGGCGCGGATTCTGCTTGGGCACCCTGGGGTTGAGATAACATGTGTTTCATCTCGGACTTATGCAGGTCAGCCGCTCGGCCACATTTTCCCCAACCTGCTCGGGCTGGCCGGTCCCCGGGGCACGGAACTGGTGTGTGAGGGCCTGGCTCCCGTCGAGGTTGCGGAGCGATCTGACGTTATATTCACGGCCGCTCCCCACGGGGTTGCGATGGAGATAGCAAGGAGCGTCATGGGGAAGAGCGCCGGGGTCGGCGCGGGTGGCGCGGGTGTCAAACTGATCGACCTCGGGGCGGACTTTCGCTTCCGCGATGCGGGCGTATACGAAGCCTGGTACAAAAGGAAACACGATGCCCCGGCTCTCCTTGTAGAGGCCGTCTACGGGTTGCCCGAATTGCACCGGGAGTCTATAAGAGGGGCGCGCATCGTCGGGAATCCAGGCTGTTACCCCACGAGCGCGATCCTGGCACTGGCGCCCCTCATGAGAACAGGCTTCGTCGATCCTTCCAGCATCATTATTGATTCGATGTCAGGGGTCTCGGGGGCGGGGCGCTCCCCGTCGCAGAGCTATCATTTCCCGGAATGCAACGAAAATGCCAGGCCTTACGGCATCCCGGGCCACCGTCACACGCCCGAGATCGAGCAGGAGCTTTCCCTCTTGCGTGGGGGGGACATAAGGGTTTCATTCTCGCCCCACCTAGTTCCCATCACCCGGGGAATCCTGACCACAGTTTATGCGAACCTCGCCCCGGTCCAGGCGGCCGGCGGTGGGATCAGCATAGACTCACTGATCCAGCTTTACAGGGACTTCTATCGCGGCGAACGTTTCGTCCGCATTTTGGATGGCGGGCGCCTGCCCCAGACCAAGGCCGTCTGGGGGTCGAACTTCTGCGATATAGGGCTGCGGCTCGATGAAAGGGTTGGAAGGGTCGTCATCATGGCGGCAATCGACAACCTGGTGAAGGGGGCGGCGGGCCAGGCTGTCCAGAATATGAATATAATGTTTGGCATTGATGAGGGCTGCGGCCTCGACCGCCCCCCGCTCTTCCCGTGA
- a CDS encoding 3-isopropylmalate dehydratase small subunit — protein MICGGGAGLTGRAHRFGDNINTDYIISGKYKFKTLDMNELAKHVMEDLDPEFYNKVREGDFIVAGRNFGCGSSREQAPLAIKHAHIGAVIAQSFARIFYRNAINKGLPVVECDTSQIDSGDELEVDLGRGVVRNITKGIEIQAKPLPPVMLKILSDGGLVEHFKKYGTFNL, from the coding sequence ATGATCTGTGGGGGAGGGGCCGGGTTGACTGGAAGGGCTCATAGATTTGGCGATAACATTAATACGGATTATATAATATCCGGGAAGTATAAATTCAAGACCCTTGATATGAATGAGCTTGCGAAGCACGTAATGGAGGACCTCGATCCCGAGTTTTACAATAAGGTCAGGGAAGGGGATTTCATAGTCGCCGGGAGGAACTTCGGCTGCGGCTCATCGCGGGAGCAAGCGCCGCTCGCCATAAAACATGCGCATATTGGCGCGGTTATTGCGCAATCATTTGCGAGGATCTTCTACAGGAATGCTATCAATAAGGGTCTGCCGGTGGTTGAGTGTGATACGAGCCAGATTGATAGCGGTGACGAGCTCGAGGTTGATCTCGGCAGGGGGGTGGTGCGGAATATAACCAAGGGGATAGAGATCCAGGCGAAACCACTGCCCCCTGTCATGCTCAAAATCCTGTCTGACGGCGGGCTCGTGGAACACTTCAAGAAGTACGGGACGTTTAACCTGTAA
- a CDS encoding 3-isopropylmalate dehydratase large subunit, which yields MEGTCLGKTIAEKILSNHCGQDAYANDLVVARVDFVMGQDGTSPLAIKAFNEMNGHHVFDDSKVALVIDHSAPSPNEGVSNLHRMMREFASLHNVKLYDIGEGVCHQLMPERGHVVPGDLVVGADSHTCTYGALGAFSTGVGSTDLAAAMISGRLWFKVPETIKFVCHGRLPQGVYSKDLILYLIGQVTADGATYMAAEYTGEAISELSVESRFTISNMAIEMGAKAGLMNVDEKVMRWVRTHSSREPRPIYADEDANYARVLEYDVSDLPPQVSRPHTVDNVAPVSEVRGIKIDQAVIGTCTNGRLEDLRIAAGILRGKKAHPRVRLIVAPASKRVYLDAIREGILQDLIEAGAAVVTPGCGPCVGTHNGVPADGETVISTANRNFKGRMGNNKAEIYLASPATVAASSLCGEIADPREFV from the coding sequence ATGGAGGGGACATGTTTGGGTAAAACGATCGCGGAGAAGATTCTCAGCAATCACTGCGGCCAGGACGCTTATGCAAACGACCTTGTCGTGGCCAGGGTTGATTTCGTGATGGGTCAGGATGGGACCTCTCCCCTGGCTATAAAGGCGTTCAACGAGATGAACGGGCATCATGTGTTTGATGATAGCAAGGTTGCCCTCGTGATCGATCATTCGGCTCCGAGCCCCAACGAGGGGGTATCCAACCTCCACCGGATGATGCGGGAGTTCGCCTCGCTGCACAATGTCAAGCTCTATGATATAGGTGAGGGTGTTTGCCACCAGCTCATGCCCGAGCGCGGCCACGTGGTGCCGGGCGACCTCGTGGTGGGCGCTGATTCTCACACCTGCACCTATGGAGCTCTAGGGGCCTTTTCGACAGGGGTGGGCTCCACGGACCTGGCAGCGGCCATGATATCCGGCCGCCTCTGGTTCAAGGTTCCGGAGACGATAAAGTTCGTCTGCCATGGCCGGCTGCCCCAAGGGGTATATTCCAAGGATTTGATACTCTACCTGATCGGCCAGGTTACGGCGGACGGTGCGACATATATGGCTGCGGAATATACAGGTGAGGCCATTTCCGAGTTGAGCGTCGAGAGCAGGTTTACAATCTCCAACATGGCCATCGAGATGGGCGCCAAGGCGGGCCTCATGAACGTTGATGAAAAGGTCATGAGGTGGGTCAGGACCCACTCCAGCAGGGAGCCAAGGCCTATTTACGCCGATGAGGATGCGAATTACGCGCGGGTTCTCGAATATGATGTTTCCGACCTACCGCCCCAGGTTTCCAGGCCCCATACCGTGGATAATGTCGCCCCGGTCTCAGAGGTGCGGGGCATTAAGATTGACCAGGCTGTGATCGGCACATGCACCAACGGCAGGCTCGAGGACCTGCGCATCGCCGCCGGGATTCTCAGGGGCAAGAAGGCCCACCCAAGGGTCAGGCTCATCGTGGCCCCGGCTTCAAAGCGCGTGTATCTCGATGCGATCCGGGAGGGTATATTGCAGGACCTTATCGAGGCTGGCGCTGCGGTTGTGACGCCGGGTTGCGGGCCGTGCGTTGGTACTCATAATGGGGTGCCGGCCGATGGCGAGACGGTTATATCCACGGCCAACCGGAACTTCAAGGGCAGGATGGGGAACAATAAGGCCGAGATATACCTCGCATCCCCGGCTACGGTGGCGGCGTCGAGCCTGTGTGGCGAGATCGCTGATCCCCGGGAGTTTGTATGA
- the nifV gene encoding homocitrate synthase → MGATVNAAAPSSNSAGLRKDIKIVDTTLRDGEQTAGVVFANSEKFRIAKILDEIGVHQIEAGIPVMGGDEKEAIKAIVNAGLNASIMGWNRAVIADIDASIECGVDAVAISISTSDIHIQYKLKADRQWVLDSMVKATEYAKKHDLYVSVNAEDASRSDMEFLIEFATAAKNAGADRLRYCDTVGVMDPFTIYERIKTIIDTVGIDIEMHTHNDFGMATANALAGLRAGAGYVGVTVNGLGERAGNAAFEEVVMALKHLHGIDLGIKTERFRELSEYVARASARELPAWKPIVGTNMFAHEAGIHADGVLKHTSTYEVFAPEEVGLQRQIVIGKHSGTRAIIAKFEEYGITLDSQAANEILARVRAAAVNLKRCLFDKELVYIYDDYVREKNRTQA, encoded by the coding sequence ATGGGAGCGACAGTGAATGCTGCTGCGCCTTCCTCGAATAGCGCAGGGCTACGCAAGGACATAAAGATCGTGGATACAACGCTTCGCGACGGGGAGCAGACTGCAGGCGTGGTATTTGCCAACTCTGAGAAGTTCCGGATCGCAAAGATCCTTGATGAAATCGGAGTTCACCAGATTGAGGCCGGGATCCCCGTTATGGGTGGCGACGAAAAGGAAGCGATCAAGGCAATAGTGAACGCCGGGCTGAACGCGAGCATAATGGGCTGGAACCGCGCGGTTATCGCGGACATAGATGCTTCCATCGAATGCGGGGTCGATGCCGTGGCGATCTCCATCTCGACATCGGACATACATATCCAGTATAAACTCAAGGCCGACAGGCAATGGGTTCTGGACAGCATGGTGAAGGCGACGGAATATGCCAAGAAGCACGACTTGTATGTCTCGGTCAATGCGGAAGACGCTTCGAGATCGGATATGGAGTTCCTCATTGAGTTCGCCACCGCTGCAAAAAACGCCGGGGCTGACAGGCTGCGATACTGCGACACCGTCGGCGTCATGGATCCATTCACGATATATGAGCGCATTAAGACCATCATAGATACCGTCGGCATCGACATCGAAATGCATACCCACAATGACTTCGGGATGGCCACAGCCAACGCCCTGGCCGGGCTCCGCGCGGGGGCCGGGTATGTCGGCGTTACAGTAAACGGCCTTGGCGAGCGAGCGGGCAACGCGGCTTTCGAGGAGGTTGTAATGGCCTTGAAGCATCTGCACGGTATCGACCTGGGCATCAAGACGGAGAGGTTCAGGGAGTTATCGGAATACGTGGCAAGGGCATCGGCGAGGGAATTGCCGGCGTGGAAGCCAATCGTTGGCACCAACATGTTCGCTCACGAGGCCGGCATACACGCCGACGGGGTGCTGAAGCATACATCAACCTACGAGGTATTCGCCCCCGAGGAAGTCGGGCTGCAGCGACAGATCGTGATCGGGAAACACTCGGGGACCAGGGCTATCATCGCGAAGTTCGAGGAATATGGAATAACCCTCGATAGCCAGGCAGCCAACGAAATCCTTGCCAGGGTGCGGGCAGCCGCTGTAAATCTGAAGAGATGCCTGTTTGACAAGGAGCTGGTTTACATTTATGATGACTATGTCCGGGAAAAAAATCGGACGCAAGCCTAG
- a CDS encoding flippase-like domain-containing protein, with protein MMESAGRARNSSNRPRNNNNTLRNAAGAILLSLISLIVILRITRGSVFLPDLFRIDPLFMSAAAALVLVGWLLDAIRLIILLRALGGRIGLLRCLSITLTGAFISGITPFDTGGEPLQIYLLHQSGITLGESTAVIAMKILLSSLARLFLGSIIPVWLFFSKKTWDIPPSMGIVITVGLLLYALAFGIGILFLIRPELANSLLPLILRNRVMSRLISPSTTEAIIERVRTGVLEFRGAIARFMQEGRWALAAAIITSLLGWAVLFSIPVLLLRGLGIDPPYAEVFGIIGLFYLAAAYAPTPGSSGAMEVGFAVLLGRFVPFQLIGIFVAAWRFITYYLTLFIGGFLFAMGIRRGWGQKRGPED; from the coding sequence GTGATGGAGAGTGCTGGCCGCGCGCGTAATAGCAGTAATAGGCCTCGCAATAACAATAATACACTTAGAAACGCCGCGGGTGCTATTCTCCTGAGCCTGATCAGCCTCATAGTCATCCTCCGCATCACCAGGGGTTCTGTCTTCCTGCCAGATCTCTTCCGGATAGATCCCCTCTTCATGAGCGCAGCAGCTGCCCTCGTCCTGGTTGGGTGGCTACTTGACGCCATAAGGCTTATTATCCTGCTCAGGGCCCTGGGGGGCAGGATCGGCCTCTTGAGGTGCCTCTCCATCACCCTTACCGGGGCCTTCATCTCAGGCATCACGCCCTTCGATACCGGCGGGGAACCCCTCCAGATATACCTCCTGCACCAGAGCGGTATAACCCTGGGGGAATCCACGGCGGTCATAGCCATGAAAATCCTCCTGAGCTCCCTTGCCAGGCTCTTTCTCGGGAGCATAATCCCGGTATGGCTATTCTTCAGTAAGAAGACATGGGATATCCCGCCAAGCATGGGTATAGTGATCACTGTAGGGTTACTGCTCTACGCTCTTGCTTTCGGCATCGGCATACTCTTTCTCATCCGACCGGAGCTTGCAAACTCGTTACTGCCGCTTATTCTCCGCAATCGGGTCATGTCCCGCCTGATCTCTCCATCCACGACGGAGGCGATTATTGAGAGGGTTCGCACAGGGGTTCTCGAATTCAGGGGCGCCATAGCGCGATTTATGCAGGAGGGCCGCTGGGCCCTGGCTGCCGCCATAATCACAAGCCTCCTGGGGTGGGCTGTGCTCTTCTCCATACCTGTGCTGCTGCTGCGCGGGCTCGGCATCGACCCGCCATATGCGGAGGTTTTCGGCATCATAGGCCTCTTCTACCTGGCTGCAGCGTACGCGCCCACGCCCGGCTCAAGCGGCGCCATGGAGGTTGGCTTCGCCGTTCTGCTGGGGAGGTTCGTCCCCTTCCAGCTGATCGGCATCTTCGTGGCCGCGTGGCGGTTCATAACCTATTACCTGACGCTCTTCATCGGGGGTTTCCTGTTTGCTATGGGGATAAGGCGCGGCTGGGGACAAAAGCGAGGGCCGGAGGATTGA
- the amrS gene encoding AmmeMemoRadiSam system radical SAM enzyme, with product MIEARFYEKLDDATRCLLCPRRCRIKPGTVGVCRTRKNVDGTLYAIGYGEYTSLALDPIEKKPLYHFFPGSTILSIGTRGCNLLCRFCQNWEISQGDPPTRRIEPGTLVGMARKHAGDMGCIGIAYTYSEPLVWYEFVFDTARLAREAGMKNVIVTNGEINEEPLAELLPYIDAMNIDVKGFTAEFYRRICGGELEPVLRTVERAHGKCHIELTNLIIPTLNDSPDEISNLVDWVASVGTEIPLHFSRYFPQYKLDIPPTPISTLRRAMDIAREKLKYVYIGNVPGGDGNDTYCYNCGQKVIERRGFAVVGYHMENGECDNCGAKIHLVEE from the coding sequence TTGATTGAGGCGCGCTTTTACGAGAAACTCGACGATGCCACCCGCTGCCTGCTCTGCCCCAGGCGGTGCAGGATCAAGCCGGGGACGGTCGGGGTTTGCCGCACCAGGAAGAACGTCGATGGAACCCTCTATGCAATAGGCTATGGGGAATACACCTCGCTCGCGCTCGATCCCATCGAGAAGAAGCCCCTTTACCACTTCTTCCCCGGGTCAACTATCCTCTCAATTGGCACGCGCGGCTGTAACCTGCTGTGTCGTTTCTGCCAGAACTGGGAGATAAGCCAGGGAGACCCCCCGACGCGCCGCATCGAGCCCGGGACCCTGGTGGGTATGGCCAGGAAGCATGCCGGTGACATGGGATGCATCGGGATTGCGTATACTTATTCAGAGCCTCTGGTGTGGTATGAGTTTGTGTTTGACACGGCCAGGCTCGCGCGCGAGGCCGGAATGAAGAACGTTATCGTGACGAACGGCGAGATAAATGAGGAGCCCCTCGCCGAACTCCTTCCGTATATTGATGCAATGAACATAGACGTTAAGGGATTTACAGCTGAGTTCTACCGGAGGATATGCGGCGGTGAACTCGAACCGGTCCTAAGGACGGTGGAACGGGCGCACGGCAAATGCCATATAGAGCTCACAAATCTAATAATACCGACCCTCAACGACTCCCCCGACGAGATAAGCAACCTGGTGGACTGGGTTGCCTCTGTCGGGACCGAGATACCGCTCCACTTTTCGCGGTATTTCCCGCAGTATAAGCTGGATATTCCCCCCACTCCCATCTCTACGCTCAGGCGTGCGATGGACATCGCCCGGGAGAAGTTGAAGTATGTTTATATCGGTAACGTGCCGGGCGGGGATGGCAATGACACGTATTGCTATAATTGCGGCCAGAAGGTTATAGAGCGCCGGGGGTTTGCGGTTGTCGGGTATCACATGGAAAACGGGGAGTGCGATAATTGCGGGGCCAAGATTCACCTCGTAGAGGAATGA
- the amrA gene encoding AmmeMemoRadiSam system protein A translates to MGSMLLCALSPHPPLLIPEVGGGELARVAKTESAMKKLASMVKEAGPDTVVVISPHALVFQNAVAIYGAGTLQGDFGAFGAHEVALSFENNLKLVSAIEERATRQGIKIFRLDEQQAGGRTRYRYREYTSLDHGVLVPMYYLREAGVTASLVAMGTTFLSLPDVYRFGRSLREAIEGEDVRAVIIASGDLSHRLIPAAPAGYDPRGAVFDERIISLLREVDVDGILGLDESLVERAGECGYRPIISLLGTLDGLEATGEVLSYEGPFGVGYGVAVFKPGSPRSEREFLRKMNARQLAEVEERRRKESPIVRLARAAVEEYVRHGEILRAPGDLPPEFSGRAGVFCSIKKHGQLRGCIGTVTPTRAGIAEEVIHNAIAAATEDPRFTPVEPYELDDLVYSVDILTPPEKISGPGELDPRRYGVIVRRGGRSGLLLPDLEGIETVAQQVEIAKRKAGIRADEDVELERFEVVRYF, encoded by the coding sequence ATGGGTTCGATGTTGCTATGTGCGCTTTCGCCTCACCCACCGCTCCTGATCCCGGAAGTGGGCGGGGGAGAGCTCGCTCGTGTTGCGAAGACCGAGAGCGCCATGAAGAAGCTGGCGTCAATGGTCAAGGAGGCCGGGCCCGATACTGTTGTTGTGATAAGCCCACATGCGCTTGTTTTCCAGAATGCGGTAGCCATTTACGGTGCCGGGACTTTACAGGGTGATTTTGGCGCCTTCGGGGCGCATGAGGTGGCCCTCTCGTTCGAGAATAACCTGAAGCTGGTATCGGCCATTGAAGAAAGGGCGACGCGGCAGGGGATCAAGATATTCAGGCTGGACGAGCAGCAGGCGGGTGGCCGGACGCGTTACCGTTATAGGGAGTATACCTCGCTGGATCACGGCGTTCTCGTTCCAATGTACTACCTGAGGGAGGCAGGGGTAACTGCCAGCCTCGTTGCGATGGGAACCACCTTTCTGAGCCTCCCGGATGTTTACAGGTTTGGCAGGAGCCTCAGAGAGGCGATAGAGGGCGAGGATGTGAGGGCCGTCATTATAGCGAGCGGTGACCTCTCCCACCGGTTGATCCCCGCGGCCCCTGCCGGGTATGACCCCCGGGGGGCGGTCTTCGATGAGAGGATTATCTCACTATTGCGCGAGGTCGATGTCGATGGCATCCTCGGGCTGGATGAATCGCTTGTGGAGCGAGCCGGGGAGTGTGGGTACCGGCCCATCATAAGCCTGCTTGGGACGCTTGACGGGCTTGAGGCTACAGGTGAGGTGTTATCATACGAGGGCCCTTTTGGGGTGGGATATGGGGTGGCGGTCTTTAAACCCGGGAGTCCACGCAGCGAGCGGGAGTTCTTGCGCAAGATGAATGCGAGGCAGCTTGCAGAGGTTGAGGAGAGGCGCAGGAAGGAGAGCCCCATAGTCCGGCTGGCCCGGGCTGCTGTGGAGGAGTATGTCAGGCATGGCGAGATTCTCCGCGCGCCTGGTGACCTCCCGCCGGAATTCTCGGGCCGTGCCGGTGTGTTCTGCTCCATCAAGAAGCATGGGCAGCTGAGGGGGTGTATCGGGACGGTAACCCCGACCCGTGCCGGCATCGCGGAGGAGGTTATCCACAATGCCATAGCGGCAGCGACAGAGGACCCGCGCTTTACCCCTGTCGAGCCGTATGAGCTTGACGATCTCGTTTATTCTGTCGATATACTCACCCCGCCGGAGAAGATATCCGGGCCGGGCGAGCTCGACCCCAGGAGATACGGGGTTATTGTAAGGCGGGGCGGCCGGAGCGGGTTGCTCCTCCCGGACTTGGAAGGTATCGAGACCGTCGCTCAGCAGGTCGAGATTGCGAAACGCAAGGCGGGGATACGGGCTGATGAGGACGTGGAGTTGGAGAGATTCGAGGTCGTGCGCTATTTCTAG
- a CDS encoding class I SAM-dependent methyltransferase, protein MVEHYYSREPAAPRREREIRCTLRGREYTFITDSGVFSKSRIDPGTELLIEAMTILPHDVVLDLGCGYGPIGIVAANLASHGRVYLVDVNERACELARRNIGRNGILNAEVRCGEGLSAVDGIEFDAILSNPPIRAGKAVVYGMIEEAREHLRPGGTMWMVARTKQGARSLRARIQEVFGNAREVEKGGGYRVICTEK, encoded by the coding sequence GTGGTTGAGCATTATTACAGCCGGGAGCCTGCGGCCCCACGGCGCGAGCGCGAGATCCGCTGCACGCTCCGTGGGAGGGAATATACCTTCATCACGGATTCCGGAGTATTCTCGAAATCGAGGATCGATCCAGGCACGGAGCTCCTGATCGAGGCCATGACCATACTCCCTCACGATGTGGTCCTCGATTTGGGGTGCGGGTATGGGCCTATAGGCATCGTTGCGGCCAACCTGGCCAGTCATGGCCGGGTGTATCTCGTGGACGTCAACGAGCGGGCGTGCGAGCTCGCTCGCAGGAATATCGGGAGGAACGGGATCTTGAACGCCGAGGTCCGGTGCGGGGAGGGGCTCTCGGCCGTCGACGGCATAGAGTTCGATGCGATCCTCTCGAATCCGCCCATCCGCGCCGGGAAAGCCGTTGTCTACGGTATGATCGAGGAGGCGCGGGAGCATCTCAGGCCCGGAGGGACGATGTGGATGGTTGCCAGGACGAAACAGGGGGCCAGGAGCCTGCGCGCCAGGATTCAAGAAGTCTTCGGGAATGCCCGGGAGGTCGAAAAGGGCGGGGGGTACCGGGTGATTTGCACCGAGAAATGA
- the rpsI gene encoding 30S ribosomal protein S9 — translation MEAQLRYYGTGRRKCAVARVWLTPGSGNITINGKPLSEYFGRKILEIVVKEPLRLAGMLDRYDVTASVEGGGTTGQAGAVRHGIARALLNVGQELRSPLKRAGLLTRDPRMKERRKYGLKKARKAPQFSKR, via the coding sequence ATGGAAGCACAGCTTCGATATTACGGGACGGGAAGACGCAAGTGCGCTGTTGCCCGGGTCTGGCTCACCCCGGGTAGCGGGAATATAACCATAAACGGGAAGCCCCTTTCTGAATATTTTGGTCGCAAGATCCTGGAGATCGTTGTCAAGGAGCCCCTGCGCCTGGCGGGTATGCTGGACCGGTATGATGTTACCGCCAGCGTCGAGGGAGGAGGCACCACGGGGCAGGCCGGTGCTGTGAGACATGGGATTGCAAGGGCCTTGCTCAACGTCGGTCAAGAGTTGCGCTCGCCGCTGAAGAGGGCGGGGCTCCTGACGAGGGATCCACGTATGAAAGAGAGACGGAAGTACGGCCTCAAAAAGGCTCGCAAGGCGCCTCAGTTCTCCAAGCGTTAA
- the rplM gene encoding 50S ribosomal protein L13 yields MNKISATYSVKAGEIEKKWYVVDATGKTLGRLATQVARVLRGKHKPIYTPHMDIGDHVIVVNAEKVAVTGDKLNKKIYYTHSLYPGGLKAIRLIDLLKTKPERVIEHAVRGMLPHNRLGRKMIRKLRVYKGPEHPHEAQRPEKLEIEG; encoded by the coding sequence ATGAATAAGATTTCTGCTACCTATAGTGTCAAGGCCGGGGAAATAGAGAAGAAATGGTACGTGGTTGATGCCACGGGCAAGACCTTGGGGAGGCTTGCCACCCAGGTTGCCCGCGTGCTGCGGGGGAAGCACAAGCCGATTTACACTCCGCATATGGATATTGGAGATCACGTCATCGTCGTGAACGCCGAAAAGGTGGCAGTAACGGGTGACAAATTAAATAAGAAGATATACTACACTCATTCATTGTATCCTGGCGGGCTCAAGGCCATCCGCCTCATTGACCTTTTGAAAACCAAGCCGGAACGGGTGATTGAGCATGCGGTGAGGGGCATGCTGCCGCACAACAGGTTGGGTCGCAAGATGATCAGGAAGCTCAGGGTTTACAAGGGACCGGAACACCCTCATGAGGCGCAGAGACCTGAAAAGCTCGAGATAGAAGGCTAG